From Carya illinoinensis cultivar Pawnee chromosome 5, C.illinoinensisPawnee_v1, whole genome shotgun sequence, one genomic window encodes:
- the LOC122309333 gene encoding WAT1-related protein At5g64700-like isoform X1 has protein sequence MGMNMMKNWFEWSKVVVSMIMVQLFAAGLQLLSRVILSQGTFVFAYMAYRHAVAAICVAPFAFYFERGNAKNLRWSVWFWLFLSALTGISMAMGLYSYGLRDTTATYATNFLNLIPITTFVFSIIAGIEKMGLNTRAGKLKTMGAIVCLAGALTASLYRGQAFHLNHHSLHPHLVVKPSKAHWARGTFLLVASCFSYGAWFIVQVKLLKVFPSKFWATLLTCVMATVQSTVIGLCFDRSKTSWRLGWNLELITIVSSGALTTAATFCIIAWVISLRGPTYPAMFNPLSLIFVALSEAIILGEEIRLGTILGMILIIFGLYSFLWGKGNEIKSAVQANPSIPAVNSS, from the exons ATGGGCATGAATATGATGAAGAATTGGTTTGAGTGGTCAAAGGTGGTGGTGAGCATGATAATGGTGCAGCTTTTCGCAGCAGGTCTCCAACTGCTCTCCAGGGTAATTCTCAGTCAGGGAACCTTTGTTTTTGCATATATGGCTTACCGCCATGCTGTTGCTGCGATTTGTGTTGCTCCTTTTGCTTTCTATTTCGAAAG GGGGAACGCAAAGAACTTGAGATGGTCCGTTTGGTTTTGGCTCTTTCTCAGCGCCCTAACCGG GATATCAATGGCTATGGGACTGTACAGCTATGGTCTTCGAGACACCACAGCAACATATGCTACAAACTTCCTCAACTTAATTCCAATAACTACTTTTGTCTTCTCCATAATTGCAGG TATAGAGAAAATGGGACTGAATACAAGGGCAGGCAAATTAAAGACAATGGGGGCAATTGTATGTCTAGCAGGAGCACTTACTGCTAGTCTCTACAGAGGACAAGCTTTCCATCTCAATCACCATTCTCTTCACCCTCATCTTGTTGTCAAGCCATCTAAGGCTCATTGGGCTCGTGGAACTTTCCTATTGGTTGCCAGTTGCTTTTCCTACGGTGCATGGTTCATAGTTCAG GTGAAGTTACTCAAAGTTTTTCCATCCAAATTCTGGGCAACACTGCTCACATGTGTTATGGCAACAGTCCAATCAACAGTGATAGGATTGTGCTTTGATAGAAGTAAGACTTCTTGGAGGTTAGGATGGAATCTCGAACTTATTACAATTGTTTCCTCG GGAGCACTCACCACGGCTGCAACTTTCTGCATAATTGCATGGGTAATTTCATTGCGAGGCCCCACTTATCCTGCGATGTTCAACCCACTTTCACTCATTTTTGTGGCTTTATCAGAAGCGATCATACTTGGCGAAGAGATCAGACTCGGAAC CATTCTAGGCATGATTCTGATTATTTTTGGGTTGTACTCCTTCTTGTGGGGCAaaggaaatgagataaaaagtgCAGTGCAAGCAAATCCCTCCATTCCTGCGGTGAACAGTAGTTAA
- the LOC122309333 gene encoding WAT1-related protein At5g64700-like isoform X2, producing the protein MGMNMMKNWFEWSKVVVSMIMVQLFAAGLQLLSRVILSQGTFVFAYMAYRHAVAAICVAPFAFYFERGNAKNLRWSVWFWLFLSALTGISMAMGLYSYGLRDTTATYATNFLNLIPITTFVFSIIAGIEKMGLNTRAGKLKTMGAIVCLAGALTASLYRGQAFHLNHHSLHPHLVVKPSKAHWARGTFLLVASCFSYGAWFIVQGALTTAATFCIIAWVISLRGPTYPAMFNPLSLIFVALSEAIILGEEIRLGTILGMILIIFGLYSFLWGKGNEIKSAVQANPSIPAVNSS; encoded by the exons ATGGGCATGAATATGATGAAGAATTGGTTTGAGTGGTCAAAGGTGGTGGTGAGCATGATAATGGTGCAGCTTTTCGCAGCAGGTCTCCAACTGCTCTCCAGGGTAATTCTCAGTCAGGGAACCTTTGTTTTTGCATATATGGCTTACCGCCATGCTGTTGCTGCGATTTGTGTTGCTCCTTTTGCTTTCTATTTCGAAAG GGGGAACGCAAAGAACTTGAGATGGTCCGTTTGGTTTTGGCTCTTTCTCAGCGCCCTAACCGG GATATCAATGGCTATGGGACTGTACAGCTATGGTCTTCGAGACACCACAGCAACATATGCTACAAACTTCCTCAACTTAATTCCAATAACTACTTTTGTCTTCTCCATAATTGCAGG TATAGAGAAAATGGGACTGAATACAAGGGCAGGCAAATTAAAGACAATGGGGGCAATTGTATGTCTAGCAGGAGCACTTACTGCTAGTCTCTACAGAGGACAAGCTTTCCATCTCAATCACCATTCTCTTCACCCTCATCTTGTTGTCAAGCCATCTAAGGCTCATTGGGCTCGTGGAACTTTCCTATTGGTTGCCAGTTGCTTTTCCTACGGTGCATGGTTCATAGTTCAG GGAGCACTCACCACGGCTGCAACTTTCTGCATAATTGCATGGGTAATTTCATTGCGAGGCCCCACTTATCCTGCGATGTTCAACCCACTTTCACTCATTTTTGTGGCTTTATCAGAAGCGATCATACTTGGCGAAGAGATCAGACTCGGAAC CATTCTAGGCATGATTCTGATTATTTTTGGGTTGTACTCCTTCTTGTGGGGCAaaggaaatgagataaaaagtgCAGTGCAAGCAAATCCCTCCATTCCTGCGGTGAACAGTAGTTAA